A window of Chryseobacterium sp. IHB B 17019 genomic DNA:
CTTCTCAAGCCACAGCGCGACCCATATATCTTTTCGGAAGTATCCAATGGTATCCGTCTTTATTACGATCCTGGAGAATATATATTAAGACTAACCTTTGATGCACCAAGCGGTGATCCAAACTATGACTTGGTAGACGTAGAAGTTAATGACACAGCAGGTACTTCGAGCCTGACCAATTACAGTTCGGTTGAATGGGGCCCCTATCATTTATATTCTGGAGATCACGTTCGGGTCAGATTCAGGAATTCAATGACCCAACTGTCTAGTTTATGGGGTGATTTTATTGTAGTCTACCAATAACTGAATCAATTAAAAATTTTAAGTTTTCATTAAATTCATCAAAATATTCCGGAAAGAAGCCTGAACGTGAACCGATTCAGGCTTTGTTATTTATATAACCTCAAATTAACTAGGCTTATTAAATGAACAATTAGTGCGCTCAATAGCAATAAACAAAATAGAATATTGGAAGGGTGCCCTTTAGGGAAGTAGTCCGTTATGCCGTAGTCTTTTGGTGGGATGAGCACAAAGGCTGGCCGCATTACCTTGGCTGCCTTTTTATCTGTTTCTTGCTGAAAAACTCCTTTGATAAATTATTGAGTGCAACCGATTTCGAAAGTAGCAAAGCTTATAATAAGCGAGTTTAGAAGAGGATGGTTTCTAAGAACCTGCAAATATAAGGTAGAACCTGAATGACCTAAAATACCGAAATATCTTCAAAAATTCCATTAGAGATGACAAAAAATAGGAATAAAATATTTTTTTTATATTTAACGAAAGAATAATCTTTAATTAATGCCTCCTAATGTGATAAACCGAACAACAATATTTCACATCTATGTTTAGTAATCTAGATGTAATTTCAAATGATAAATCAGTCCTACATTTTATTAGTATAGAAAACTACAGCGCTGAATTAATTGAACGAATTTGCGCAGAAGTTGGAAAAATATGGAACGGCGATTTAGATGGCGAAGATGATTTAGATTTGATCAAAGCTGAGCTGCGTGAGTTATTCGATGGAAAAAGCGATAAACAGAAGCATGGTCTTGTATCCGAATTCATTTGTCATTTATATCTTAGATCCTCTGGATATGAGCAACATTTTCTATTCCGTAACCTGGAAGAAAAGGGAATGAAAAAAGGTTTTGATGGTTTGTATATACTGGATGACTATTATTGGCTTTATGAAAGTAAGTCTACTCTGCCGACAACGGCAGGGGCCTCTCATAATGCGAATATCAGTGAAGCATATAATGATCTGAAGAAAAAAGTTGAAGGTACGTACGATGAAACCAAAAAGAATAATCCTTGGAAAAATGCTTATAGCCATGCTGCTAATAGAGCTATCAAGGAGAATGCGACCTTATCTCAAACGTTAAAATCTTTTTCCAGTGATTATACATTAGGAAAGTATTATAACATATCGAACTTCAATGTAATACCAAGTTCAACGATTTATATGGACGCTGGCTGGACCGCTATTGATAGCGATGATTTGGGAGAAAAAATATTAGGATTGATAGACCGATATACTTGCAGGCAAATAGCAGTAATATGTCTGAATAAGAAAACTGTTGACGACTTTATCACTTTTATAAATGGATAAGAAACAATCCGGTTCTGAGAAAAAGCAACTAACTTCGTTAGGAAATAATGGTGAATTTATGACGGTCTTCGCGAAACTTGTTACTGATAACAATCAAATTTCCGAAAGCGAGCAAGAGTTTATATTGTCCTGTGCTGTACTATTTTTTCGCCATTACGACTTGGATAATAGGTATTTAAGTTACTTTAAAATAGGGTATTATATCGTTTTAAAATATGCCTTGCTATTTAATGATTATCGACCTCTATACGACATTAGTCTTCAGATTGGTTTTTACTCTATATCAGATTTCCTGCTTAATAAAAAAATAATTACCCCCGAAAGTCTAGATGAGGGAATGCTTAACCGATCCATAAAGAAACGCTATGTATCTGCCGAGAATTATGTCGAGACATTGGAGCAGAACTCATCTTCCGTATCTATATTGGAAAACTTGGACAAAAATATAGCCTACATTGCCCCAACTTCATATGGTAAGAGTTCCATCATTAGAGATGTAATTCAGAAAAACAATTTTTATAGAATCGGAATAGTTGTTCCGACTAAATCATTGTTGATACAAACTTATAATGATATAAGGGTACTTAATCTGGACTACAAGCTTATATTGCATGATGATATGTATGCACAAAACGAAAGGTTTATAGGTATCTTAACGCAAGAACGCGCTACTAGATTAATTGTTAAACATGGAGCGAATTTTGATGTATTGTTCATCGATGAAGCGCATAGTTTATTAGAACGGGATTCGAGGTCTTTTATCTTATCTCGCTTGATACAATTGAATGAAAAGAGAAATCCGCAGCAAAGGGTTGTCTATTTGTCTCCCCTAATTGATGAACCCGATAATATTAAATTAATTCAGACTACGGAGGCTAACATCTATAAAAGAAAAATTAAGCATGATTTCAAAGTAGCAGATGTCTATTTGTTTGAAGATGACAATAGTTTTATCTATGATAAGTTTACGGGAAATATATACAATCTAGATAGGCCACTTCAGTTCTTTTCATATATAGTATCAAATTCTAGGACAAAGAACTTTGTTTATCATAATCGGCCTAAAAAAATTGAAGAACTTTCCATAGGCTTAGCCAATCATCTGCCAGATATCAACTTGACTGAAGAGCTCAGAAGGATGATTAAGACTTTGAGGGACGAAGTTCATACATCCTTTTATCTGGTATCTCTACTTGAAAAGGGAATAGTTTACCTGCACGGTAAGATCCCTAATGTTGTAAAGGAATACCTCGAATACAAGTTCAAAACCATAACTCCGTTAAATTATATTGTTGCCAATAATGTAATATTAGAGGGTATTAACTTGCCCATAGACTGCCTTTTTATTACTTCTTCGTATGGCCTTGGCGGAAAGGAACTAACAAATCTTATCGGACGTGTCAATCGACTGAACTATGTTTTCAAGCACGAAAATCTAGAGCTTTTGTTGTCAAAGATTCACTTCATGAATAGTGCGGAATTCCATGGGAATAATGATATTAAAAATAAGATGAGGCTTCTGAGGGATCATAGTTTTGAGGACGAAATTAAGAATCCTTTGCTCGTTAAATATGACGTCGATAAATTAGGACTAAGCCCGGAAATGAAAGATAAACGAATTTTGGAAAACACCAAAATTGTAGCAGCGACAAATACAATACTAGCAGAAATTGGTGAGGATCCACGACTGTATTTGAAGAAGTATCTTGTAGAGAATTCAATAGACGATTTTTATAAAGATATAGATCTTGCAGTAGACGCTATCTACGAAAGACTGTCCAATTATCAATTTGCCGAAGGTCAAAAAGTAGTTGATATTGTCAGTTACATCTTTATTATAAGTAGTGAAAATAATATAAAGGATTTTGAAATTGAACGTCTTAAAAACCAAAAGGCTGTTAATTATTATAATAACTTTCTAGAAATCACTCAAAAACAGTCCTTAAAAGAAAAAATCAATCATACGTTCAATTATTTCAAAATTAAAGCTGCAACTAATGATCCACAACTATTTATAGGATCGTCATACGGAGAAGAAATTAGGTACAGCGAACAGTATAAACATGCAGAATATACTAGGCCAGTTTATGTCAACCTAAGCCAGAAGGACGATCAGAAATTAATTAATCTAGCGATAGTAAAGATTAAAATAGAGGAAGATTTTGTTAGTTTTAAATTAAACAAGTTGATCATTTTTCTGTTTGATTTTGAATTGATCCCAGAGGAATATTATTTGAATTATGTTTACGGTACTAATGATCCAAGACTTATAGAATTGATTCGATTTGGGTTAAATGTAAGTATTGTAAAAAAATTAAGTACGGATCAACAACGGGAAAATTTGGGTTTTGATCAGAATGGCAATCTTGTGTGCAATGCTAATTTTAGGCACTACCTTTCTACGCAATCCGAACTATTTCAGTTTGAATTAAATAAGTATTTAGGGGTTAACTAAGTATTATTCAAACATGTCACAGTTCCTCTCGTTTAAACGAAACTTTAATCTAATAAGATCTTTAAGCGCTGCTTATAATAGTGGCGCCGCATAATTTTGGAATCTTGCTAGGTATTAACACTATTACGATATCAATACCTAGAGCGAGTATAAATGAATAAAAAAGCATGTCTACCGAAAGTCACTTAGAAAGAAGTTTTTGGGGATAAAAGTGGAGGAAATTTTTCCCTGCTATCGATCTCAGCAATTTCATGTTATCTTTTTTCATATTCCATCAGGAGGGCTGATAGAGGCTCGCCTTTCGTATTGCACGCCATCGGCACCTAGGCTGAAGGCTTTTGTTGGACTCAATTGAATACGTTGTACTAATCTATCTCTTTTCCTAAAAGCATTGTTTGTTCCCACAATTTTTCCATCCTGTGTAATTAAATAGCTAAATTCCCATTTGTCTTTAGTATTTAAAAAAAAGTAGATTTCAACTATTTCCAATTGCAGTTGTAAATTCATGATTTTTTTATGAACTCTAAACAAATTTGCTGCGCTGAGACCTTTTTCAATTTTAGTTGGATCATCTGATTTGATCTGTAGCTCTATATATGGAGTTCCTGGAATTTCAAATATTGTAGTCAAGACTTTGTTTTTTGGAATCATTTCTCCTCTTATTAATCGAACAGATTCAGAAAGTTTTTTCTTAACAACCTTAAAATTGGATTTACACGTATTATAAAGGTCGTCAGCTATATCTTCTGCGATTTTCTCTCCCATTTTTGATAAAAAAGGTTTCAATAAAGGATAAAGAATAAACGCATAATTAGCCAGTGTAACTATAACTTGTGGATCTGGAATAAGATTCTTGCGGGTGTTAAGTTGGAGAGATACTTCTTCTTCGTACAGTTTTACTAATTTTTTACCAGTTTCATGGAGAGCAGCCATGCTGGGGAAATTGTTTTTATCAACTGCAATACGGAAGTTATCTTTCTTTTCATGTCCAATAAAAGAAACTGGTATACT
This region includes:
- a CDS encoding DEAD/DEAH box helicase, with protein sequence MDKKQSGSEKKQLTSLGNNGEFMTVFAKLVTDNNQISESEQEFILSCAVLFFRHYDLDNRYLSYFKIGYYIVLKYALLFNDYRPLYDISLQIGFYSISDFLLNKKIITPESLDEGMLNRSIKKRYVSAENYVETLEQNSSSVSILENLDKNIAYIAPTSYGKSSIIRDVIQKNNFYRIGIVVPTKSLLIQTYNDIRVLNLDYKLILHDDMYAQNERFIGILTQERATRLIVKHGANFDVLFIDEAHSLLERDSRSFILSRLIQLNEKRNPQQRVVYLSPLIDEPDNIKLIQTTEANIYKRKIKHDFKVADVYLFEDDNSFIYDKFTGNIYNLDRPLQFFSYIVSNSRTKNFVYHNRPKKIEELSIGLANHLPDINLTEELRRMIKTLRDEVHTSFYLVSLLEKGIVYLHGKIPNVVKEYLEYKFKTITPLNYIVANNVILEGINLPIDCLFITSSYGLGGKELTNLIGRVNRLNYVFKHENLELLLSKIHFMNSAEFHGNNDIKNKMRLLRDHSFEDEIKNPLLVKYDVDKLGLSPEMKDKRILENTKIVAATNTILAEIGEDPRLYLKKYLVENSIDDFYKDIDLAVDAIYERLSNYQFAEGQKVVDIVSYIFIISSENNIKDFEIERLKNQKAVNYYNNFLEITQKQSLKEKINHTFNYFKIKAATNDPQLFIGSSYGEEIRYSEQYKHAEYTRPVYVNLSQKDDQKLINLAIVKIKIEEDFVSFKLNKLIIFLFDFELIPEEYYLNYVYGTNDPRLIELIRFGLNVSIVKKLSTDQQRENLGFDQNGNLVCNANFRHYLSTQSELFQFELNKYLGVN